In the genome of Vibrio sp. 16, one region contains:
- a CDS encoding LysR family transcriptional regulator: protein MHDLNALHVLVTLLNTRSTQRAAKKLGRSQSYVSKVLAQLREELDDPLFVRDSSGLMPTDYALSIEPRIKNALEQLDLALTPEEFDPSKLSRVTLHIVEPYLVEIGKDLIQAIRAETNAVIELRQWSEHSESQILEDQVDLGLHVLNDKPQSFYQKKIHSGSGIFEGNQEGEYVKFIISGINEHHDHFKALDPNLEASIVVDSVHLINQLMDDCFTLRYEPYYDDKNLSPLNLDMALICKASLRSAPKQQWLMDLIIPIVDTHVAARKKTRNQ, encoded by the coding sequence ATGCACGATCTTAACGCTTTGCATGTGTTGGTGACTTTACTTAACACACGCTCCACCCAGCGTGCGGCTAAAAAGCTTGGCCGTTCGCAATCCTACGTTTCTAAGGTGTTAGCCCAACTAAGGGAAGAGCTCGATGATCCTCTGTTTGTTCGGGACTCTTCAGGGCTTATGCCTACCGACTACGCATTATCGATTGAACCAAGAATCAAAAACGCCCTTGAGCAGCTTGATCTTGCATTGACTCCCGAAGAGTTCGACCCGAGTAAGTTGAGCAGAGTAACACTGCACATTGTTGAGCCTTACTTGGTCGAAATAGGCAAGGATTTAATTCAGGCGATACGCGCTGAAACCAACGCTGTTATTGAGCTGCGTCAGTGGAGCGAGCATAGCGAATCACAAATTCTTGAAGATCAGGTCGATCTGGGTTTACACGTACTTAATGATAAGCCGCAAAGTTTCTATCAAAAGAAAATCCACTCAGGAAGTGGCATCTTTGAGGGTAATCAAGAGGGCGAGTACGTCAAATTCATCATTTCTGGCATTAATGAGCATCATGACCACTTTAAGGCGCTCGACCCTAATCTGGAAGCGAGTATCGTGGTGGACAGTGTCCATCTAATCAACCAATTGATGGACGATTGCTTCACGCTACGTTACGAGCCTTACTACGATGACAAGAACTTATCGCCACTCAATTTAGATATGGCTTTGATATGTAAAGCGTCGTTAAGATCTGCGCCAAAACAGCAGTGGCTGATGGATTTGATCATCCCCATTGTTGATACTCACGTCGCCGCACGGAAAAAGACAAGAAACCAATAA
- a CDS encoding HlyD family secretion protein has translation MKEIMLPYVFICWLLVKTGVVRWTLKNAVIIVGIGGLIAFSLFTAHRFWSPADLTDSTTVKAPHAVLSPLVGQEVEQVFVEHNQMVKEGDLIYTLRTEDTAAQLDGLKAQKDAAQAEILALTHQVNNDKKQLDRLTKLNDFAQESQRDDLRTRIESTEAKIAAVNAQILSVEAQMATANWQNERREIRAPFDGQVSIANIVEGTRLGNMHLYNTNKKFVEMRIADQTYRNIEVGQFAEFYVDAYPGEIFRGRVHSLTAGTGEARVSVVNGSQHVRQHVGNNAGSHGRTIVIEFEEPAGYNVPIGATGSGWVSAKKPHEALGFMDIIGAATVRLKAYKSYLSAL, from the coding sequence ATGAAAGAGATCATGTTACCGTATGTGTTTATCTGCTGGTTGCTCGTAAAAACTGGCGTCGTTCGCTGGACACTAAAGAACGCTGTCATCATCGTTGGTATAGGCGGCCTAATCGCATTTTCACTGTTTACCGCTCATCGCTTTTGGTCACCTGCTGATTTAACTGATAGCACCACCGTTAAAGCGCCCCATGCGGTACTCAGCCCGCTGGTTGGCCAAGAAGTCGAACAAGTATTTGTTGAGCACAATCAAATGGTTAAAGAAGGCGATCTGATATACACGCTTAGAACTGAAGACACCGCAGCGCAGCTCGATGGATTAAAGGCACAAAAAGACGCAGCGCAAGCTGAGATTCTCGCGCTGACGCACCAAGTCAACAATGACAAAAAGCAACTCGACCGTCTGACTAAGCTCAACGATTTCGCACAAGAGTCACAACGAGACGACCTGAGAACACGCATCGAATCGACTGAGGCAAAGATCGCTGCGGTGAATGCTCAAATCCTAAGTGTCGAAGCGCAAATGGCAACGGCGAATTGGCAGAACGAACGTCGTGAAATTCGAGCGCCTTTTGATGGGCAAGTCTCTATCGCTAACATCGTCGAAGGCACGCGCTTAGGTAACATGCACCTCTACAACACCAATAAGAAGTTCGTTGAGATGCGCATTGCCGACCAAACTTACCGTAATATCGAGGTTGGTCAGTTTGCTGAGTTCTACGTCGATGCCTATCCGGGGGAAATCTTCCGCGGCCGTGTGCACAGCTTGACTGCAGGCACGGGCGAAGCAAGAGTGTCAGTGGTTAATGGCTCACAGCATGTACGTCAACATGTCGGCAACAATGCAGGAAGTCACGGCCGTACGATTGTGATTGAATTTGAAGAGCCTGCTGGCTACAACGTACCTATTGGTGCGACCGGCTCTGGGTGGGTATCGGCGAAAAAACCGCATGAAGCGCTCGGCTTTATGGATATCATTGGTGCCGCAACCGTGCGCTTAAAAGCATACAAATCCTACCTATCGGCATTGTAG
- a CDS encoding methyl-accepting chemotaxis protein codes for MSAAQERETSLRDDEQLVSTTDTKGVITYSNDAFCRIAEYHHDELIGQNHNIVRHADMPKAAFADMWTNLKQGKAWRGIVKNRTKSGGYYWVDAYVTPIYDNGTISGYQSVRVKPKPEWVRIASAAYQGLLNAEKNGRTWSLKISDSVRYVVLLGSLLAPLASNALELEGALQWLAGLLPASVLALLFRQELIDTPRELKKLQNKFDSVSRLVYSGNTPFSVADFHLKMMSARIRTVLGRMTDSVKPLQSLSENLNSTAVEVSQALDQQTTNIRQVRIATEEVEVAANDVSNSTSEAHQLIGITLENCTKAKASIEQTHHNLENLGVQAEKATATTYELSEQAQKVSDMMEEIGGIAAQTNLLALNAAIEAARAGEQGRGFAVVADEVRALSGRTSNATVQIKESIDVMLSTIGAWQQEIIANQEQTMECGHAAQTSSKQLLEVESMMQSMGQLMNSVEQAAQSQRKLSSEVSAHIQSIAATAEQNLAATYSVNEHSKALNLQVQEFHLLAKRFEEK; via the coding sequence ATGAGCGCTGCCCAAGAACGTGAAACATCATTGAGAGACGATGAACAACTCGTTTCTACTACCGACACAAAAGGCGTGATTACCTACAGTAATGACGCCTTTTGCCGTATTGCTGAATATCATCACGACGAACTCATTGGCCAAAACCATAACATTGTTCGACATGCCGATATGCCTAAAGCGGCCTTTGCTGATATGTGGACAAATCTAAAGCAAGGTAAAGCGTGGCGAGGCATTGTAAAAAATCGTACCAAGTCGGGCGGGTATTATTGGGTTGATGCCTATGTAACGCCAATTTATGACAACGGAACAATCAGCGGATACCAATCCGTGCGCGTTAAACCCAAGCCTGAATGGGTTCGTATTGCCTCTGCTGCGTATCAAGGCTTACTCAACGCAGAGAAAAATGGCCGGACTTGGTCACTAAAAATTTCAGATTCGGTGAGATACGTGGTGCTACTAGGCTCATTGCTTGCACCGTTAGCCTCTAATGCGTTGGAACTAGAAGGAGCATTGCAGTGGTTAGCTGGGTTATTGCCAGCTTCAGTACTTGCGTTACTGTTTAGACAAGAGCTCATTGACACGCCAAGAGAGCTTAAAAAGCTCCAAAATAAGTTTGATAGCGTCAGTCGTTTAGTTTATTCGGGGAATACACCTTTTTCGGTTGCAGATTTCCACTTAAAAATGATGTCTGCGCGCATCCGCACCGTGCTAGGGCGCATGACTGATTCTGTAAAACCGTTGCAATCACTCTCTGAAAACCTCAACTCAACAGCGGTTGAAGTATCACAAGCATTAGACCAGCAAACCACCAACATTCGCCAAGTTCGGATTGCGACCGAAGAAGTCGAAGTGGCGGCCAATGATGTATCCAATAGTACCTCCGAAGCGCACCAACTTATTGGAATTACGCTAGAGAACTGCACAAAAGCAAAAGCCAGCATCGAACAGACGCATCACAATTTGGAAAACCTAGGTGTTCAAGCTGAAAAAGCGACCGCAACGACCTACGAACTTAGTGAACAAGCGCAAAAAGTCAGCGACATGATGGAAGAAATTGGTGGCATCGCGGCACAAACTAATTTGCTCGCACTTAATGCGGCGATTGAAGCGGCTCGCGCGGGTGAGCAAGGTCGAGGATTTGCGGTGGTTGCTGATGAAGTTCGAGCGCTTTCTGGAAGAACCTCGAATGCGACGGTACAAATCAAAGAGAGTATTGACGTCATGCTGAGTACCATTGGCGCTTGGCAACAGGAAATCATTGCCAACCAAGAGCAGACAATGGAATGTGGGCATGCTGCGCAAACCAGTTCCAAACAGCTGTTAGAGGTAGAGAGCATGATGCAGTCAATGGGGCAGCTAATGAACAGCGTTGAACAAGCCGCCCAATCGCAACGCAAACTCTCTTCAGAAGTGAGTGCACATATCCAATCCATTGCTGCGACGGCTGAGCAAAACTTGGCAGCAACGTACTCAGTGAATGAGCATTCAAAAGCGCTCAATCTTCAAGTGCAAGAGTTCCATTTGCTCGCGAAGCGTTTCGAAGAGAAGTAA